A window of the Bacillus sp. (in: firmicutes) genome harbors these coding sequences:
- a CDS encoding ATP-dependent Clp protease ATP-binding subunit produces the protein MMFGRFTERAQKVLALAQEEAIRLGHSNIGTEHILLGLVREGEGIAAKALFGLGLSPEKIQKEVENLIGTGQSSAQTTHYTPRAKKVIELSMDEARKLGHSYVGTEHILLGLIREGEGVAARVLSNLGVSLNKARQQVLQLLGSNEASGHHGNTTSHVNTPTLDSLARDLTAIAREGGLDPVIGRSKEIQRVIEVLSRRTKNNPVLIGEPGVGKTAIAEGLAQQIVNNEVPETLRDKRVMVLDMGTVVAGTKYRGEFEDRLKKVMDEIRQAGNIILFIDELHTLIGAGGAEGAIDASNILKPALARGELQCIGATTLDEYRKYIEKDAALERRFQPIQVDEPTIEESIQILKGLRDRYEAHHRVSITDEAIEAAVKLSDRYITDRFLPDKAIDLIDEAGSKVRLRSFTTPPNLKELEAKLEEIRKEKDAAVQSQEFEKAASLRDAEQKLREELEETKKSWKEKQGQENNEVTVEDIANVVSSWTGVPVSKLAQTETEKLLNLEEILHSRVIGQEEAVKAVAKAVRRARAGLKDPKRPIGSFIFLGPTGVGKTELARALAEAMFGDEDAMIRIDMSEYMEKHSTSRLVGSPPGYVGYEEGGQLTEKVRRKPYSVVLLDEIEKAHPDVFNILLQVLEDGRLTDSKGRTVDFRNTIVIMTSNVGADALKRNKYVGFNIQDNNQKYNDMKGKVMEELKKAFRPEFLNRIDEIIVFHSLEKEHLKQIVTLMANQLTKRLKEQNIELEITDAAKEKLAEEGFDLEYGARPLRRAIQKHVEDRLSEELLKGTVLTGQHVVIDVENGEFVVRTAETTGSVS, from the coding sequence ATGATGTTTGGTCGATTTACTGAAAGAGCTCAAAAAGTATTAGCATTAGCTCAAGAAGAAGCCATTCGTTTAGGTCATAGCAATATTGGGACTGAACATATTTTGCTCGGGTTAGTTCGTGAAGGAGAAGGTATTGCCGCAAAAGCGTTGTTCGGCTTAGGTCTTAGTCCAGAAAAAATACAAAAAGAAGTCGAAAATTTAATCGGGACAGGACAAAGTTCAGCCCAAACGACTCACTATACCCCTCGAGCAAAGAAAGTTATTGAGTTATCCATGGATGAAGCACGTAAATTAGGTCATTCCTATGTTGGAACGGAGCACATTCTACTCGGATTAATTCGTGAAGGAGAAGGAGTAGCAGCTCGAGTTCTAAGTAACTTAGGGGTAAGTCTGAATAAAGCTCGTCAACAAGTGTTACAATTACTCGGAAGCAATGAGGCAAGCGGTCATCACGGAAATACGACTTCTCATGTGAATACCCCGACACTAGATAGCCTTGCTCGTGACTTAACTGCCATTGCTCGCGAAGGTGGGTTAGACCCGGTTATTGGGCGTAGTAAAGAGATTCAACGTGTCATTGAAGTGCTCAGTCGCCGTACGAAAAACAATCCGGTGTTAATTGGTGAACCTGGTGTCGGTAAAACAGCCATTGCTGAAGGACTCGCCCAACAAATTGTCAATAATGAAGTACCAGAAACGTTACGTGATAAACGGGTTATGGTTCTTGATATGGGTACAGTTGTTGCTGGTACAAAATATCGTGGGGAATTCGAAGATCGCTTAAAGAAAGTGATGGACGAAATTCGTCAAGCGGGAAATATCATTTTATTCATTGATGAGTTGCATACGTTAATTGGAGCTGGTGGTGCGGAAGGAGCCATTGATGCATCTAATATTTTAAAACCAGCCCTAGCACGTGGCGAATTACAATGTATCGGAGCAACAACATTAGATGAATATCGCAAATATATCGAAAAAGACGCTGCTCTTGAACGCCGTTTCCAACCGATTCAAGTGGATGAACCAACTATTGAAGAGTCTATCCAAATTTTAAAAGGCTTACGTGATCGTTATGAAGCACATCATCGCGTATCCATTACCGATGAAGCGATTGAAGCAGCGGTTAAATTGTCCGATCGTTACATTACCGATCGTTTCTTGCCAGACAAAGCGATCGACTTAATTGATGAAGCGGGTTCCAAAGTTCGTTTACGTTCCTTTACAACACCACCAAACTTAAAAGAGCTCGAAGCGAAGTTAGAGGAAATTCGGAAAGAAAAAGACGCAGCCGTTCAAAGTCAAGAATTTGAAAAGGCGGCTTCACTACGAGATGCCGAACAAAAATTACGCGAAGAATTAGAAGAAACGAAAAAATCTTGGAAAGAAAAACAAGGACAAGAAAATAACGAAGTAACCGTTGAAGATATTGCGAACGTTGTCTCTAGCTGGACAGGAGTGCCAGTATCGAAATTAGCTCAAACAGAAACAGAAAAATTATTGAATTTAGAGGAAATTTTACATTCGCGTGTTATTGGTCAAGAGGAGGCTGTAAAAGCAGTAGCGAAAGCTGTTCGCCGGGCACGCGCGGGATTAAAAGATCCAAAGCGACCAATCGGTTCCTTTATCTTCTTGGGGCCAACAGGGGTTGGTAAAACAGAATTAGCTCGTGCATTAGCGGAAGCAATGTTTGGTGATGAAGATGCGATGATTCGGATTGACATGTCCGAGTACATGGAGAAACATTCAACTTCTCGCTTGGTTGGTTCACCTCCTGGTTACGTCGGATATGAAGAAGGCGGTCAGCTAACCGAAAAAGTGCGTAGAAAGCCATATTCTGTTGTCTTACTTGATGAAATCGAGAAAGCTCATCCAGATGTGTTCAATATTTTACTTCAAGTACTAGAAGATGGTCGCCTAACGGATTCAAAAGGTAGAACGGTTGACTTCCGAAATACGATTGTCATTATGACATCCAACGTTGGTGCAGATGCGCTAAAACGAAATAAATATGTTGGCTTCAATATTCAAGATAACAATCAAAAATATAATGATATGAAAGGAAAAGTGATGGAAGAGCTGAAAAAAGCGTTCCGTCCTGAGTTCTTGAACCGGATTGACGAAATTATCGTCTTCCATTCACTTGAGAAAGAACATTTAAAACAAATCGTCACACTGATGGCCAATCAATTAACAAAACGATTAAAAGAGCAAAACATTGAATTAGAAATCACGGATGCGGCGAAAGAAAAATTAGCGGAAGAAGGGTTTGATTTAGAATACGGTGCTCGCCCGCTCCGTCGTGCCATTCAAAAACATGTGGAAGACCGTCTTTCTGAAGAGTTGTTAAAAGGAACGGTGCTTACCGGTCAACATGTGGTAATCGATGTTGAAAATGGGGAATTTGTCGTGAGAACAGCGGAAACAACTGGTTCCGTGTCGTAA
- the disA gene encoding DNA integrity scanning protein DisA, whose translation MDEKRLGDMSDVLQLVAPGTPLREGIDNVLRANTGGLIVLGYNEKVTSVVDGGFHINCPFSPNFLYELAKMDGAIILNETGDKILIANAQLVPDPSIPSTETGMRHRTADRVAKQTNALVIAISQRRNVITLYQGNFRYALREIGVILTKANQAIQTLEKYKVVLDQSISNLSVLEFEELVTYSDLLQVLHRFEMVLRIKNELNCYLNELGTEGRLIRLQMNELLVDLEEEAMHVIRDYAFDRNVQSYKLLTRFQELAKSEMIDDHVLLKLLGYQGYVPLDQSIAPRGYRLLNKIPRLPTIIIENLVTKLKSLPNILQATVEELDDVEGIGEVRARKIKEGLKLIKDQTFADRQL comes from the coding sequence ATGGATGAAAAAAGGCTTGGGGATATGTCGGATGTGCTACAGCTAGTCGCACCTGGTACGCCATTACGCGAAGGAATTGACAATGTGTTACGTGCGAATACAGGGGGACTGATTGTACTAGGATATAACGAAAAAGTAACATCCGTCGTTGATGGTGGCTTTCACATTAATTGTCCGTTTTCCCCCAATTTCTTATACGAGTTAGCAAAAATGGATGGCGCCATTATATTAAATGAGACGGGAGATAAAATATTAATTGCTAACGCTCAATTAGTTCCAGATCCGTCAATCCCTTCGACGGAGACGGGGATGAGACATCGCACAGCCGATCGGGTCGCAAAACAAACAAATGCTCTAGTTATTGCAATATCTCAACGACGTAACGTGATAACTTTATATCAAGGAAACTTTCGTTATGCGTTAAGAGAAATAGGTGTCATTTTAACAAAAGCAAACCAAGCCATTCAAACTTTAGAAAAATACAAAGTAGTCCTTGATCAAAGCATTTCTAATTTATCGGTATTAGAATTTGAAGAGTTAGTAACTTATAGCGATTTGTTGCAAGTGTTACACCGCTTTGAGATGGTGTTACGCATTAAAAACGAACTCAATTGCTATTTAAATGAACTAGGAACCGAAGGGCGATTAATACGATTACAGATGAACGAATTGTTAGTTGATTTAGAAGAAGAAGCCATGCATGTGATACGAGATTACGCTTTTGACCGAAATGTACAATCATACAAACTACTAACCCGTTTTCAAGAACTGGCCAAGTCGGAAATGATAGATGATCATGTGTTATTAAAACTACTTGGATATCAAGGCTACGTACCGTTAGACCAATCGATTGCTCCTAGAGGGTATCGGTTGTTAAACAAAATCCCTCGGCTACCAACAATTATTATTGAAAACTTAGTCACCAAATTAAAAAGCTTACCGAACATTTTGCAAGCAACCGTAGAAGAATTAGATGATGTCGAAGGGATTGGAGAAGTTCGAGCACGAAAAATAAAAGAAGGGTTAAAGCTAATTAAAGATCAAACGTTTGCGGACCGTCAACTATGA
- a CDS encoding PIN/TRAM domain-containing protein, protein MLKRIVQACFLILGGTLGIFLIPDLLLFTPLYNVLLINNTYVTAILGAIIFYLLTFWAVDYVVDFVKWFEDSLVKAPVTDLLFGTLGLVSGLIVAFLLGLPFTGMQIPIVNTVVPILLTLLLGYVGFQVGFKKRDELINLFSLPTRNKKKESEEMDTSTKKYKILDTSVIIDGRIADICQTGFLEGVIVIPQFVLEELQHIADSSDVLKRNRGRRGLDILNRIQKELSIEVQIYEGDFEDLQEVDSKLVKLAKIMNGVVVTNDFNLNKVCELQNVSVLNINDLSNAVKPVVLPGEELTVQVIKDGKEHNQGVAYLDDGTMIVVEEGKNYIGKHIEVLVTSVLQTSAGRMIFAKPKLLEKAL, encoded by the coding sequence ATGTTAAAACGAATTGTGCAAGCCTGTTTCCTCATTTTAGGTGGGACTCTTGGTATTTTTCTTATTCCAGATTTGTTATTGTTTACACCGTTATACAATGTTTTATTAATTAATAACACATATGTAACGGCCATTTTAGGTGCTATCATTTTTTATCTTCTAACTTTTTGGGCGGTTGATTACGTTGTTGATTTTGTCAAATGGTTTGAAGATTCGTTAGTAAAGGCTCCTGTTACCGATTTATTATTTGGTACGCTCGGTCTTGTATCTGGATTAATTGTTGCCTTTTTATTAGGACTCCCGTTCACTGGAATGCAAATCCCAATTGTGAATACGGTTGTCCCGATTTTATTAACGTTATTACTCGGATATGTTGGATTCCAAGTAGGGTTTAAAAAGCGAGATGAATTAATCAATTTATTCTCCCTCCCTACTCGTAATAAGAAAAAGGAATCTGAAGAGATGGACACTTCTACGAAAAAATATAAAATTTTAGATACAAGTGTGATTATTGATGGTCGTATCGCTGATATTTGCCAGACAGGGTTTCTTGAAGGTGTCATTGTCATCCCTCAATTCGTGCTAGAAGAACTGCAACATATCGCCGATTCCTCAGATGTGTTAAAACGGAACAGAGGTCGTCGAGGGCTGGATATTTTAAATCGCATTCAAAAAGAGCTTTCGATTGAAGTTCAAATATACGAAGGAGACTTTGAAGACCTTCAAGAAGTTGATAGTAAGCTGGTGAAACTCGCGAAGATCATGAATGGTGTTGTCGTGACGAACGATTTTAATTTAAATAAAGTATGTGAGCTACAAAACGTATCCGTATTAAATATTAACGATCTTTCCAATGCGGTCAAACCTGTCGTCCTTCCTGGCGAAGAACTAACGGTGCAAGTGATTAAAGATGGAAAAGAGCACAATCAAGGTGTTGCATATTTAGATGATGGAACAATGATTGTTGTCGAGGAAGGAAAAAATTATATAGGGAAGCATATTGAAGTACTAGTAACAAGTGTGCTTCAAACGTCGGCAGGTCGCATGATATTTGCTAAACCGAAATTGTTAGAAAAAGCATTATAA
- a CDS encoding protein arginine kinase: MSLENFINQAVSSWMRKEGPESEIVLSSRVRLARNLKDVSFPTVFNKDEAEKVVNQVANILLSYDKRMIKNFELLKMEELQPLQKRVLVEKHLISPNLAEESPYGAVILSEDEDISVMINEEDHIRIQCILPGLQLGQALKNANIIDDWLEEQVDYSYDEEKGYLTSCPTNVGTGLRASVMVHLPGLVITRQINKIIPALNQLGLVVRGIYGEGTEALGNIFQISNQITLGKSEEDMVEDLTGIVKQIIEQEKAARESLVKTSGIQLEDRVFRSYGVLAHSRIIESKEAAKCLSDVRLGIDLGMIKNVSKHILNELMVLTQPNFLQQYAGGPLRPEERDIRRAALIRERLQLEINK; encoded by the coding sequence ATGTCTCTAGAAAACTTTATTAACCAAGCCGTAAGTTCATGGATGAGAAAAGAAGGACCCGAATCAGAAATCGTGTTATCGTCGAGAGTTCGTTTAGCCAGAAACTTAAAAGATGTTTCGTTCCCAACTGTTTTTAACAAAGATGAAGCTGAAAAAGTTGTCAATCAAGTGGCGAACATTTTACTCTCTTACGATAAACGTATGATTAAAAATTTTGAACTTTTAAAAATGGAAGAGCTTCAACCGTTACAAAAGCGGGTATTAGTGGAAAAGCATCTCATTAGTCCTAACTTAGCCGAAGAGTCTCCGTATGGGGCGGTTATTTTATCAGAAGATGAAGATATTAGCGTCATGATTAATGAAGAGGATCATATTCGCATACAATGTATTTTACCTGGATTACAGCTTGGTCAAGCATTAAAAAATGCAAATATTATTGACGATTGGCTAGAGGAACAAGTTGATTACTCATATGATGAAGAAAAAGGGTACTTAACGAGCTGTCCAACGAATGTAGGTACAGGCTTACGCGCATCAGTGATGGTCCATTTACCAGGACTAGTAATAACAAGACAAATCAATAAAATTATTCCAGCTCTTAATCAACTAGGATTAGTTGTCCGTGGTATTTATGGCGAAGGAACAGAAGCGTTAGGAAATATTTTTCAAATCTCCAACCAGATTACATTAGGAAAATCTGAAGAAGATATGGTTGAGGACCTAACAGGTATTGTGAAGCAAATTATTGAGCAAGAAAAGGCAGCTAGAGAATCTCTTGTCAAAACTTCGGGGATTCAGTTAGAAGACCGTGTCTTTCGTTCTTATGGAGTTTTAGCTCATAGTCGAATTATCGAATCGAAAGAAGCAGCGAAATGTCTGTCTGATGTACGATTAGGCATTGACTTGGGAATGATAAAAAATGTTTCTAAACATATTTTAAATGAGCTAATGGTGTTAACTCAGCCGAACTTTTTACAACAGTACGCAGGTGGTCCGCTTCGACCAGAAGAACGAGATATACGTAGAGCGGCATTAATACGGGAAAGACTACAATTAGAAATCAATAAATAA
- a CDS encoding CtsR family transcriptional regulator, producing the protein MRNISDIIEKYLKRVLEKSKEEIVEIKRSEIADKFQCVPSQINYVINTRFTIEKGYIVESKRGGGGYIRIIKVKTHDQAHLIDELLSLVKNRISQSSALNVIDRLLEEGVISEREAKIMSSIMDRTVLYIDLPHRDELRARMLKAMLTTLKYKT; encoded by the coding sequence GTGAGGAATATTTCTGACATCATTGAAAAATACTTAAAACGCGTTTTAGAAAAAAGCAAAGAAGAAATTGTTGAAATTAAAAGAAGTGAAATTGCAGATAAGTTTCAATGTGTCCCGTCACAAATTAACTATGTCATTAATACGCGTTTTACCATTGAAAAAGGGTATATCGTTGAAAGTAAACGTGGCGGTGGTGGTTATATCCGAATCATTAAAGTGAAAACTCACGACCAAGCCCATCTCATTGACGAATTGCTGTCACTCGTCAAGAATCGAATATCGCAGTCAAGTGCGCTTAATGTGATTGATCGATTGTTGGAAGAAGGGGTTATATCCGAAAGGGAAGCGAAAATTATGTCGAGCATCATGGATCGAACGGTATTATATATTGATTTGCCGCATCGAGATGAGTTACGTGCTCGCATGCTGAAGGCGATGTTAACGACTTTAAAATATAAAACTTAA
- a CDS encoding LysM peptidoglycan-binding domain-containing protein has translation MKEKITKSRKERIAEERKKKYKQRKRAIVGYALATSISVSSMLVNNSSAAAQTDVYRVQKGDTLYRLSKKFDTTVKQLKEINNLTSYMIYVGQHLYVPKESIVKSLAKNGHVYQVQKGDTLWRIFKQTGIPVEILQKANGLKNDRIYPGQLLELPLEYHDEEVLKKEEQLRIQAWNYEEGTYTVVAGDTLWGIAKRFGVTVEQLKKDNNLYHDLVLIGQKLTIKKKDINVISARCIGAVDSFTVEFMIGDEAVSLKVPYGQAETYQSLSGQELIIKFTNGALIEYHI, from the coding sequence ATGAAAGAAAAAATTACAAAATCAAGAAAAGAGCGTATCGCCGAAGAGCGTAAAAAGAAGTACAAACAACGAAAACGGGCGATAGTTGGATATGCTCTTGCAACAAGTATTTCTGTTAGCAGCATGTTAGTTAATAACTCATCAGCCGCTGCTCAAACGGATGTATATCGTGTCCAAAAAGGGGATACACTTTATCGACTGTCGAAAAAATTTGATACGACCGTCAAACAATTAAAGGAAATAAACAACTTAACCTCCTATATGATTTATGTCGGTCAACATCTTTATGTACCAAAAGAATCGATCGTCAAATCATTAGCCAAAAACGGTCACGTTTACCAAGTCCAAAAAGGGGACACTCTTTGGAGAATTTTTAAACAGACAGGGATACCGGTAGAAATATTACAAAAGGCGAACGGATTAAAAAATGACCGGATATATCCTGGACAATTACTAGAACTTCCTCTTGAATATCATGATGAAGAAGTTCTGAAAAAAGAAGAACAACTACGGATTCAAGCATGGAATTACGAAGAAGGAACGTATACCGTGGTAGCGGGAGATACGCTATGGGGAATTGCCAAGCGATTTGGTGTAACTGTTGAGCAATTGAAAAAAGATAACAACTTATACCATGACCTTGTCTTAATTGGTCAAAAATTGACCATTAAAAAGAAGGATATCAACGTCATTTCCGCTCGTTGTATCGGTGCAGTTGATTCGTTTACGGTGGAGTTTATGATTGGCGATGAAGCGGTGTCTCTAAAAGTGCCATACGGACAAGCAGAAACGTATCAGTCTCTTTCTGGACAAGAGCTAATTATTAAATTTACGAATGGTGCACTTATTGAATATCATATATAA
- a CDS encoding 2-C-methyl-D-erythritol 4-phosphate cytidylyltransferase → MTYRVVIPAAGQGKRMGAGKNKLFLELEGLPIIVHTLRVFEQDVYCEGIILAIHPNDEVYFRQLLQRYNIRKVIRFVYGGKERQHSVYEALKVVGEDGIILVHDGARPFIQHKTIAALVQEAEDKGAAIVAVPVKDTIKKGMDGQVVETIERSSLWSVQTPQAFRMSILIEAHRRAEEEQYVGTDDASLVERLHYPVAIVEGDYDNIKLTTPEDLYFAKAILEKRKEK, encoded by the coding sequence ATGACGTATCGAGTGGTGATTCCAGCGGCAGGTCAAGGCAAACGAATGGGAGCAGGAAAGAACAAATTATTTTTAGAACTGGAAGGGTTGCCAATTATTGTGCATACCTTACGCGTGTTTGAGCAAGATGTATATTGTGAAGGCATCATTTTAGCGATTCATCCAAACGACGAAGTGTATTTCCGTCAGTTATTACAACGGTACAATATTCGTAAAGTAATTCGATTCGTATACGGTGGAAAAGAGCGCCAACATAGTGTGTATGAAGCGTTAAAAGTCGTTGGCGAAGATGGAATTATTCTTGTACACGATGGTGCTCGTCCGTTTATTCAACATAAAACTATTGCTGCACTAGTTCAAGAAGCGGAAGATAAAGGTGCTGCCATCGTGGCCGTTCCTGTCAAAGATACAATCAAAAAAGGAATGGATGGCCAAGTCGTTGAAACGATCGAACGATCTAGCTTGTGGTCGGTGCAAACTCCACAAGCTTTTCGTATGTCTATCTTAATAGAGGCACACCGACGAGCGGAAGAAGAACAATACGTAGGTACAGACGATGCCAGTTTAGTGGAGCGTTTACATTATCCTGTTGCCATTGTTGAAGGAGATTACGATAATATAAAACTGACGACTCCAGAAGATTTGTACTTTGCTAAAGCGATTTTAGAGAAAAGAAAGGAAAAGTAA
- a CDS encoding UvrB/UvrC motif-containing protein, translated as MLCQECHERPATLHFTKIINGEKTEFHLCETCAQEKGEMFMFSPQNFSFNNLLAGLFNVDSVFQQAKHDPFQHEHVMQCPRCNMTVQQFLKIGKFGCASCYDAFRHHLNPLLKRVHSGNVVHHGKVPKRSGGNIQIKKKIEQLKGQMNELIAKEEFEKAAIVRDEIRSLEKQLEGGE; from the coding sequence ATGTTATGTCAAGAATGCCATGAAAGACCAGCAACCCTCCATTTTACAAAAATAATTAACGGAGAAAAAACAGAATTTCATCTGTGCGAAACATGTGCCCAAGAAAAAGGGGAAATGTTTATGTTCTCGCCACAAAATTTCTCCTTTAACAATTTGCTTGCTGGGCTTTTTAATGTAGATTCTGTTTTTCAACAAGCTAAGCACGATCCATTTCAACATGAACATGTCATGCAGTGTCCAAGATGTAACATGACAGTTCAGCAATTTTTGAAAATAGGAAAATTTGGTTGTGCTTCGTGCTACGATGCATTTCGCCATCATTTAAATCCATTGTTAAAGCGGGTGCATAGCGGCAATGTTGTCCACCATGGAAAAGTGCCAAAGCGTTCTGGTGGAAACATTCAAATAAAGAAAAAGATTGAGCAACTAAAAGGACAAATGAATGAACTAATTGCAAAGGAAGAATTTGAAAAAGCAGCAATCGTTCGCGATGAAATTCGCTCTCTCGAAAAACAATTAGAGGGAGGAGAATAA
- the radA gene encoding DNA repair protein RadA, which produces MAKKKTKFMCQSCGYESPKWMGRCPGCGAWNQMVEEVEIVGRKKGAFLHTPSTSTAKAVSIKTIETVEEPRIQTDLKELNRVLGGGVVPGSLVLIGGDPGIGKSTLLLQVSSQLASKQQKVLYISGEESVKQTKLRANRLNIHADELYVFSETNLETILHTIEEMVPSFVIIDSIQTIYHPDVTSAPGSVSQVRECTAELMRIAKTKGIAIFIVGHVTKEGSIAGPKLLEHMVDTVLYFEGERHHSYRILRAVKNRFGSTNEMGIFEMKEFGLDEVENPSEIFLEERSHGAAGSTVVASMEGTRPVLVEIQALIAPTSFHNPKRMATGIDHNRVSLIMAVLEKRVGMLLQQQDAYLKVAGGLKLDEPAIDLAIAVSIVSSFRDQPTRAKDCIIGEVGLTGEIRRVSRIEQRVQEAAKLGFDRIIVPQNNLGGWTIPKGVQVIGVSTIVEALEYTLGG; this is translated from the coding sequence ATGGCAAAGAAAAAAACAAAATTTATGTGTCAATCATGCGGTTATGAATCCCCAAAGTGGATGGGACGTTGCCCTGGATGTGGGGCATGGAACCAAATGGTAGAGGAAGTTGAAATTGTTGGACGGAAAAAAGGCGCTTTTTTACATACTCCTTCTACTTCGACTGCCAAAGCCGTTTCCATTAAAACAATCGAAACAGTAGAAGAACCGCGCATCCAAACCGATTTAAAGGAGCTCAATCGAGTATTAGGGGGCGGTGTTGTTCCAGGTTCCCTTGTTCTAATTGGGGGCGATCCCGGTATTGGAAAATCGACATTGTTGTTACAAGTTTCATCCCAATTGGCAAGTAAACAACAGAAAGTGCTTTACATTTCTGGAGAAGAATCAGTCAAACAAACAAAATTAAGAGCGAATCGATTAAATATTCATGCTGATGAACTTTATGTGTTTTCGGAAACGAATTTAGAAACAATCCTTCATACAATAGAAGAAATGGTACCATCTTTTGTAATTATCGATTCAATTCAAACAATCTATCATCCGGATGTCACCTCTGCACCAGGGAGTGTGTCCCAAGTAAGAGAATGTACAGCCGAGCTTATGCGAATTGCTAAAACGAAAGGAATTGCTATTTTTATTGTTGGACATGTTACTAAAGAGGGATCCATTGCCGGACCGAAGCTTTTAGAACATATGGTTGATACCGTGTTGTATTTTGAAGGAGAACGGCACCATTCGTATCGAATACTTCGGGCTGTTAAAAACAGGTTTGGTTCAACGAATGAGATGGGGATTTTTGAAATGAAAGAGTTTGGTCTTGACGAAGTGGAGAACCCATCGGAAATCTTTTTAGAAGAACGATCCCATGGAGCTGCTGGTTCGACCGTAGTCGCTTCAATGGAAGGAACGCGTCCAGTATTAGTAGAAATACAAGCTTTAATTGCACCAACGAGTTTTCATAACCCGAAGCGAATGGCAACAGGGATTGATCATAACCGAGTGTCCTTAATTATGGCGGTACTTGAGAAGCGGGTTGGAATGCTTCTTCAACAGCAAGATGCGTATTTAAAAGTAGCAGGTGGGTTAAAGTTAGATGAACCAGCCATCGACTTAGCGATTGCCGTAAGCATTGTCTCCAGCTTCCGTGATCAACCGACACGAGCCAAAGATTGTATTATTGGGGAAGTAGGTTTGACTGGTGAGATTCGCCGAGTTTCTCGAATCGAACAACGGGTTCAAGAAGCAGCTAAACTGGGGTTTGATCGTATTATCGTCCCGCAAAATAATTTAGGTGGGTGGACGATACCAAAAGGGGTGCAAGTGATCGGTGTATCCACGATCGTAGAAGCGTTGGAATACACGTTAGGAGGCTAA
- a CDS encoding branched-chain amino acid aminotransferase: MNQVIEFVQAEVKKEKPEASTLGFGQYFTDHMFRMDYDPEHGWHSPRIVPYEPLTLEPSALVFHYGQAIFEGLKAYRLENGNILLFRPEKNIRRLNQSCRRMCIPSIDEELVLEGLQQLIQIEKDWVPSEKGTSLYIRPLIFATEPYLGVRPSKTYTLLIILSPVGAYYGDQLSPIKIYVESEFVRAVEGGVGHVKTSGNYAASLLAQQKAAQLGYNQVLWLDAKEKTYIEEVGSMNIFFKINGEVWTPKLNGSILPGVTRDSVIELLHDWGVPVREERISMKQIRQAYLNGELEEVFGTGTAAVISPVGELNWNNERMLINDCQTGDLSERIYKTITNIQYGKEQDRFGWTMVIE; the protein is encoded by the coding sequence ATGAATCAAGTAATCGAGTTTGTGCAAGCAGAAGTGAAGAAGGAGAAGCCAGAAGCATCTACATTAGGGTTTGGTCAATACTTTACAGACCATATGTTTCGAATGGACTATGATCCAGAGCATGGTTGGCATTCCCCGCGAATTGTCCCATACGAACCGTTAACGCTAGAACCTTCAGCTTTAGTTTTTCATTACGGCCAAGCAATTTTTGAAGGGCTAAAAGCTTATCGGTTAGAAAATGGAAACATTTTATTATTTCGTCCTGAGAAAAATATTCGTCGTCTGAATCAATCGTGTCGACGGATGTGTATCCCGTCGATTGACGAAGAATTGGTCTTAGAAGGTTTGCAGCAATTAATTCAAATTGAAAAGGATTGGGTTCCATCCGAAAAAGGGACATCCTTATACATCAGACCATTAATTTTTGCAACGGAACCTTATTTAGGTGTTCGGCCGTCCAAAACGTATACGTTGTTAATTATTTTATCGCCTGTGGGAGCTTACTATGGAGACCAACTGTCTCCGATAAAAATTTATGTAGAAAGTGAATTTGTTCGTGCCGTTGAAGGGGGAGTCGGTCATGTAAAAACGTCTGGTAACTATGCAGCCAGTCTTCTTGCCCAGCAAAAAGCCGCCCAACTCGGATACAATCAAGTTCTTTGGTTAGATGCGAAAGAGAAGACATACATTGAAGAAGTCGGCAGTATGAATATCTTTTTTAAAATCAATGGAGAAGTTTGGACACCAAAATTAAACGGAAGCATTTTACCAGGTGTAACGAGGGACTCCGTAATTGAATTGTTACACGATTGGGGCGTTCCTGTCAGAGAAGAGCGTATTTCTATGAAACAAATTCGCCAAGCATATCTCAATGGTGAATTGGAGGAAGTATTCGGAACAGGAACGGCGGCGGTTATTTCACCAGTTGGGGAGTTAAATTGGAATAACGAGCGTATGTTGATTAACGATTGTCAAACAGGTGACCTTTCCGAACGAATTTACAAGACCATCACGAATATCCAGTACGGAAAAGAACAGGATCGGTTCGGCTGGACGATGGTTATTGAATAA